The Candidatus Omnitrophota bacterium DNA segment CGTCTCGTCGTGAGACATGGCGATTGACGTTAGAGCAACCAGTTCCTTTAGCCGCGAGGCATTCATCCGCACTTCGGCCGCGTTTTCCAACTCCGGAATCTTTGGAAACTCTTCCTTTGGAATTCCTAGAAGCCTGCATACACTTTGACCGCTTTCGATTGTAAAACTATTATTTTTCCGGGCTGCCAACAAAACCTTTCCGGGCGGCAAGGCTTTGATAATCTCCCCGAACTTACGCGCCGGAATTGTGAGGGATCCTTCGTCCAAAACGTTGGCGCAAACAGTCGCGCAGATCCCGATATCCAGATCCGTAGCCGTCAGAGTCAAGCCGGAGCTCTGGGTCTCTACCAGCACATTCGCCAGGATGGGCAAAGTGGTTCGTGTCGAGATGGCCGACTGAATTGTCAGGCTTGCGTTGAGCAAGTCCTCTTTTTCGATTTCAACACGCATGCGTTTTCCCCTCCGGTTATACGTATTTAATTAAATAAAACCCATAGTCATCGTAATAGGGCTGGGGATTCCTTGAACAAAGCCATAAACGATGATAATGCAACGGTGTTGTCGTGTGAACAACCCTGTGGAGCATTCGTCCCGGGAGTCCCCAGTATTCCGTATCACGGACTGTGATACGGTTCGGTTTCGCGGGTTCTCCACACTACAGAGACGGCTTGAGGATCTCATTGCGCAATCTATCCACAAGGTTCCTCACCTGTGTCGTTGCTGCGATCTCTTTTTGAATCTTGCCGTAGGCGTGCATTACGGTCGTGTGATCTTTGCCGCCAAAGAACTCCCCAATCTCAGGGAGCGAAAAGTCTGTCATTTCCCTGCATAAATACATTGCGATTTGTCGCGGGTAAGCTACGGCTCGCGTGCGTTTCCGGGATTTCATGTCCGAGAGCCGGATATCAAAATGGTCTGCGACCTTCTTTTGAATGGCATCCACGCTGATCCTGCGCTGTTCGTTGTTGATTGTGTCCCGCAGGACCTCCTCCACAAGAGGGATGCTTACCTCTCTATTAATAAGCGTGGAGTAGGCCACGACCCGGATTAAAGCCCCTTCGAGTTCACGGATATTGGCTGTGATTCGTTCGGCAATGAAGTGGATGACATCCGGGGGCAGCTCGATCCCCTCTGCCTGGGACTTTTTCCCCATAATGGCGATACGCGTTTCAATGTCCGGGGGCTGAATATCCGTAACCAGGCCCCACTCAAAGCGGGAGACCAGGCGGTCCTCCAGGGACGGAATCTGTTTGGGCGAGCGGTCGCTCGACATCACGATCTGCTTGTGCGCGTCGTACAGAGCGTTAAACGTATGAAAGAACTCTTCTTGAGTGGATTCTTTGCCCGCGATGAATTGGATATCATCCACGAGCAGCACATCCACTGAGCGGTACTTATTGCGAAAGGCTTCGGTGGACCGGTGCTGAATGGCCTTGATGAGTTCGTTCGTAAACTCCTCCCCCGACATATACAGAACGCGTGTTTGCGGATCCCTCTCCAAAAGATAATTGCCGATTGCTTGCATCAAGTGCGTTTTGCCCAGGCCCACGCCCCCGTACAGAAAAAGCGGGTTATACGCGCGTCCCGGAGATTCGGCAATGGCCATGCAAGCCGCATGGGCAAATCGGTTGCTTGGGCCCACGACAAAATTGTCAAAGGCATACTTTTCGTTTAAGGGACGTTCTGTTCGCCGGGTTTGTTGTCCTGAATAGGTTGTCTGTGGGTGCGTCTGCAAGGGAGGTGCGTGGAGAGATTGATTTTTTTCTACAGCGCGTGGGGCCTG contains these protein-coding regions:
- the dnaA gene encoding chromosomal replication initiator protein DnaA, coding for MTTSELWEKSLALLGNSIGDRNLQTWFGPTRLHSWTDAGVTIAVPNQFLRDWLEDHYTEALEKACTTVAGTVMDVEFVTSPEIQAPRAVEKNQSLHAPPLQTHPQTTYSGQQTRRTERPLNEKYAFDNFVVGPSNRFAHAACMAIAESPGRAYNPLFLYGGVGLGKTHLMQAIGNYLLERDPQTRVLYMSGEEFTNELIKAIQHRSTEAFRNKYRSVDVLLVDDIQFIAGKESTQEEFFHTFNALYDAHKQIVMSSDRSPKQIPSLEDRLVSRFEWGLVTDIQPPDIETRIAIMGKKSQAEGIELPPDVIHFIAERITANIRELEGALIRVVAYSTLINREVSIPLVEEVLRDTINNEQRRISVDAIQKKVADHFDIRLSDMKSRKRTRAVAYPRQIAMYLCREMTDFSLPEIGEFFGGKDHTTVMHAYGKIQKEIAATTQVRNLVDRLRNEILKPSL